The genome window aacaataaatagatAACGTTAAATAAATAGCTACAACAAACGACAGTTCTTCGTTTAACACAATTCATCTTCAATGTGAGGTTCAAGTATTTCTGTGCGTTCAGCAACACAAACGAGGATTGCGACTTTCTCATGCACAGACAGGTAACTGATGTAGCCTACTTGTGAGAGTACAAGGCGAATCTACACTTCAAGTGAAGTTTTGCACAACAGTGATATTCAAGTAAATCTAAAAGAGCCGTTCACATTTGGCTCAGTGTTTCATCATTCAAGTCcatcaaatgttatttttcagcTCCGCTGGAACAATTGGGTTTTCTTCGCAGGACACCCCACTGCTGTCCACCTTTCAAACTTTGAAATTGTTTAGTCCATTACGTGATTTTCAGTTCATTCACTTCTCTGTACCGAATCTATGGTATACTGGGTATAGAAGAGCCACCACGTATCCATTGCGACGACCGTGCTGGTAAGGCGCTCTCACGTCTTCCTCCCAGGTTGCGCTCGGGCACGTAGTGTTGAGAAACTGGTTCTCCTTCTCGTTACTGGCCTGGAGCTGCTGGCTTGACATCTGGGCGAACTCTTTCCCCATCATCTGTCTGGCTTGCTCATCGGCGGACTGGAAGGAGAGGACGTTGTACGTTGTGGCTTCTGTAAAGGCTGGACCTTCACTCTGCGTGGACTCAACGGATCCCTCCTCCGTGTAGATCTGCATGAAGACCACCAGGCACAGGGCGAGCAACCACCGTTTGG of Triplophysa dalaica isolate WHDGS20190420 chromosome 4, ASM1584641v1, whole genome shotgun sequence contains these proteins:
- the ier3 gene encoding radiation-inducible immediate-early gene IEX-1, producing the protein MYARSDSLGFSVPTNNFFQQQPHFDFRPVMQRNTEPEIFTFERIPEPHPTLAYRAAATRPRKRNTRVMYPSKVRKYLPPAEKSPAKRWLLALCLVVFMQIYTEEGSVESTQSEGPAFTEATTYNVLSFQSADEQARQMMGKEFAQMSSQQLQASNEKENQFLNTTCPSATWEEDVRAPYQHGRRNGYVVALLYPVYHRFGTEK